Genomic segment of Streptomyces sp. NBC_00654:
CCGCTTCCGTGCCCTTGAACCGGGTGTTCAGCGGGACCAGCACCGCCCCCGCCGTCACCGCCCCCAGCGCGGAGACGATCCAGTCCAGGGTGTTCGGGGCCCAGATCGCGACCCGGTCCCCCGGCTCCACGCCCGAGGCCAGGCACGCGGCGGCGGCCCGTTCCACCTGCTCGCCCAGTTCGGTGTACGAGAGACGGGTGCGGCCCTCGGCCACCGCCTCCCGGTCGCCGTACCGCCCGGCCGCGTCCCGTACCAGCCCCGGGATGCTGCCCCACTCCTCGTCGCCACGCATCGCACGTCCTCCCGCCGAACCGAACCGCACTAGCTGACTATCCGTCAGATTAGCTGTAGCCTCTGGCGCTGTCAGCAGTCAGGACGTTCCGGGAGGTGCACGGATGGCGACGCTCAAGGACATGACGGCGATAGCCGGAATCGGACAGACGGCCTTCGCGAAACGGCTCCCCGAGTCCGAGAAGACCCTCGCCTGCCGCGCCATCGTGGCGGCTCTCGACGACGCGGGGATCGCCGCCTCGGAGGTCGACGCCTTCGCCTCGTACACGATGGAGGAGACCGACGAGGTCGAGATCGCCAAGGCCATCGGGGCCGGCGATGTCACCTTCTTCTCCAAGGCCGGTTACGGGGGCGGGGGTTCCTGCGCGACCGTCGCGCATCTGGCCGCCGCCGTCGCCACCGGACAGGCGAGCGTCGGAGTGGCCTGGCGGTCCCGGAAACGGGGCTCGGGTCCGAGGCCCTGGAAGAACACCGCCGTACAGCTGCCCACCCCCGCCCAGTGGACCCGCCCCTACGGGCTGCTGCGTCCGGCCGACGAGATCGGCATGCTGGCCCGGCGGTACATGCACGAGTACGGGGCCACCCGCGACCATCTCTTCAACGTCGCGCTCGCCTGCCGCAACCGGGCCAACCAGAACCCCGGCGCGATGATGTACGAACGGCCGCTGACCCGGGAGATGTACATGACCTCCCGCTGGATCAGCGATCCGCTCTGCCTCTTCGACAACTGCCTGGAGACCGACGGGGCGCTGGCCTGCGTCATCGTCTCCGCCGAACGCGCCCGCGACTGCCGGCAGAGGCCCGTGTTCATCCACTCCGTCGCCCAGGGCCTGCCCGCCCAGCACCACGGCATGGTCAACTACTGGAACGACGACCCGCTCACCGGCCCCGCCTGGACTGCGGCCCGGCAGCTGTGGAAGCAGGCCGACTTCGGGCCGGGCGACGTCGATGTCGCGCAGATCTACGACGCGTTCACCCCGCTGATCCCGCTCTCCCTGGAGGGCTACGGCTTCTGCGGGCGCGGCGAGGGCGCCGCGTTCACCGAGGGCGGGGCGCTGGAGAGCGGCGGCCGGCTGCCCATCAACACCGGGGGCGGCGGCCTCAGCGAGGCGTATGTGCACGGCTTCAACCTGATCACCGAGGGGGTCAAGCAGCTGCGCGGGACCTCCACCGCCCAGGTGCCCGATGCCGCCACCTGCCTGGTCACCGCCGGTGAGGGCGTGCCCACCTCCGCCGTACTGCTGAGGAGCTGAGGAGCCGAGATGCAGACCCCCGATTCCCTGCTGCTGCCCGTCGTCGACGAGGACGGGGCGCCCTTCTGGGAGTACGCCGCCGCCGGTGAGCTCCGCGTCCAGGCCTGCGCCTCCCCCGCCTGCGGCGAACTGCGCTTCCCGCCCCGGCCCTGCTGCCCGCACTGCCAGTCCTTCGACAGCGAGTGGCGGGCGATGAGCGGACGCGGCCGCATCTGGTCGTATGTGCTGCCGCACCCGCCGCTGCTCCCGGCGTACGCCGAACAGGCCCCGTACAACGCGGTCGTGGTGGAGCTGACCGACGCCCCGCACATCCGGCTGGTCGGCAATGTGGTGTCCGGGCCGGCGGCCCCGCTGAACTCCGTGGATCCGGGGCGGCTGCGGATCGGCGCGGCGGTACGGGCCGTCTTCTGCCCCCTCACGCCGGAGATGACCGTGGTCCGCTGGCTGCTGGAGCGCTGAGCGATGACGCTGCGCACGGAGAGGGACCGGGAGACCGGGGTCGCCGTGGTCACCCTGGACCGGCCGGAGAAGCTGAACGCCATCGACCTCGCCATGGCGGGTGACCTGGCCGCCCGCTGGCGGGACTTCCGCTTCGACGAGAGCGTGCGGGCCGTCGTCCTCACCGGGGCGGGCGGCCGGGCCTTCTGCACCGGGATCGACCGGGGCGCCGAGGTTCCGCAGCCGTCGTCCCCGTACTCCCTCGACGATCCGCTGCTGAGGATCGGGCCGAAGGCGAACGACCTGTGGAAACCGGTGATCGCGGCCGTGGAGGGGATGGCCTGCGGCGGCGCCTTCTATCTGCTGGGCGAGGCCGAGTTCGTCGTGGCCTCGGAGGAGGCGACCTTCTTCGACCCGCACACGACGTACGGAATGGTCAGCGCCTACGAGGCGATCACCATGGCCCAGCGGATGCCGTTCGGGGAGGTGGCCCGGATGTCCCTGATGGGCACGGCCGAACGGGTGACGGCCCGTCGTGCGTACGAGACCGGGCTGGTCAGCGAGATCACCCCGGCCGGTGGCGCGGTGGCGGCGGCGGTCCGGGCGGCGGCCACGATCGCCTCGTACCCGACGGACGCGGTCCAGGGCACCGTACGGGCGGTGTGGTCCGCGAAGGAGGCGGCCCGCACCCAGGCCATGGCACAGGCTCCGCACCTCATCGCGCTCGGCAATCTGGCGCCGGAGCGGCAGGCGGAGCTGTTCGCGGGACGGGGCGGGGGCGGGGCTCCCCGGCTGCGGTGAGCGCGCCCGCTCCCCGCCCCGTCGTTCGGGGGCGCCCCGCCGTCAGGGGCGCGGCTCCGCCGTGACCCGGCAGCGCTTCACCTTGGACACCTTGCGGGGGCTGTCCATGCGCACGGCGAGGTCCTTGACGTCGCCGTGGTCGAGCGTCGCGGTGGTCCCGGCGGAGTCGACGGTGTTGCCGAGGGCGTCGAGGAACGTCACCTCGACCTCGTACGTCTGCGAGCCGACCGCCGTGGACCTCAGCTCCACGACGGACGAGGTGACGGCCTTGCGCTTGCCCTTGCGGGGCTGGGCGCAGCGGACGACCCGGACCTCGGGGGCGTCGGACGCCGTGGCGGTGGGGGTCGGCGTCCCGTAGTCGGTGCCGCCGGAGGAACTGCTCGACGAGCTGTCGTAGTCGTCGTCGGTGTCGTGGTAACCGCCGTTGCTCTTCTTGGAGTTGGAGCAGCCGCCACCGCCCGAGCCGCTGCTCTTCCCGCTGCGGCTCTTGCCGCCCTTGCCCCCGCTGCTGGAGGTCGAGAATCCGGTGAGTGCCAGCACCACCACGACCAGGACCGCCGCGAACCTCATACGCCGCCGCACCATCGATGCAGCCCCCCTTGTGTTGTCGTCTTCCGCTGCTCCGCCGTCTTCTCCCGCCCACAGCATGGCGGCCGAAGACCCAAGACCAAGTCATGACCCTGTCACGGTCCCGTCATGGTCCGTGTGGCGGGGGTGACCTGCCGGGCGTAGCGTCGTCCGGGGGCCGGGCGTGGACGCCGACGGGCGCCGCGCGCCGCAGGCACATACGGCGAGCGCCGCAGGAGGCTGATGATGATCCGCAACGTCCTCGGCTCCGTCGTCGCCCTCATCGGAGCGGCGGGCGCCGTCCAGAGCCCGTTCAGACGCTGGTACGACAGCCGGCTCGGCCACGACTACCGCATCCAGGACCTCTTCGGCGGAATCACCGCCACCTCGTCCGCGGTCATGTCCTCGATCCTGCTGCCGTTCCTGTTCGCCGCACTGGTGGTGGTGGTCGGAGTGATCCTCCGGTCGCGGCCGCTGGTGGCGTTCGCGGGCGTGGTGGTGCTCGGCTTCACCGTGCTGTGGATGGTCCGCCAGGGCCAGGCGGCGGGCAGCCTGGCGGTGGCCTCGGACGGGTCCGGGCTGCAGTGGGGGGTGGCGGGCGCGCTGGCCGGCGGGGTGCTGATCCTGCTGGGGGCGCTGCTGATGTCGGGGCGGCCGAAGCGGGTGGCGCGGCGTACGGAGCCCTATCCCGCGCCCGGCCAGGAGCACCCGGACACCTGGCCGCCCACGCAGGAGCCGGGGATGTCCGCGCAGACGTCGCCCTGGCCGGAACCGGAGCCGGAGCCGTACACCGGGCCGGACCCCAGGGACCCCAGGGACCCCAGCCACTCCCGGGACCCCGGCGACGTTCAGGGCTCCGGGGACGTTCAGGGCTCCGGGGACGCGAACCGGCCTCCGCAGCAGCCGCCGCAACAGCCGCCGCAGCCGCCTCAGAGCTGACCGCACAGCCTCCGCGGAGCCGGACTACGCGCGGGCCTTGTTCCCCGTGCCGGTGCCCTTGAGCGCGTCCAGCGCGTACACGCACCGGTCCTTGCTGCAGGCGTACACGACACCCGCCCGCGCGACCGGTGAGCCCGTGATCTCGCCGCCCGTGGCGAGCTTCCAGCGGAGCTGGCCGCCCGCCGCGTCCAGGGTGTACAGCACATGGTCGGCGGAGCCGAAGTGCACACGGCCGTCGGCGACGACCGGGGCGCCCACGACATCGCCGCCCGCGGCGAACCGCCACTTCGGGGTGCCCGTCACCGCGTCCAGGGTGTACAGCGCGCTGCCGCTGCCCACATGCACGTTCCCGGCCGTGACCAGCACGGGTTCGATGGACTGCCGGGCCTCCGTGGCGATCCGCCAGCGGTCCTTGCCGGTCGACGCGTCGAGCGCGTACACCGTGCCGAGGTAGTCGGCGAGGTACACCCCGCCCCCGGTGACCGCGGGGCCGGGCGCGAACGCGGGCGGCGACAGGAAGACGGCGGGCGACTCGAAGTGCCAGCTCACCCGGCCCGAGTCCGTGTCGACGGCCAGCACCCGTGTCCCCGCCGCGATGTAGACGTATCCGTCGGGGGCCGGGGTCACCCGGACCGGGACACCGCCGCAGGAGGCCGCGTCGCCGATGGGGTACGACCAGCGCTCCAGGCCGCTGCGGGCGTCCACGGCCCGCAGCCGGGCGTCCTGCCACAGATACACCGTGCCGTCGTGTATCACGGGCCCGGACTCCGGCGTCTCGAAGTCCGCCTGGACGCCCGTGACCTCCCACAGCTTCTCGCCGCTGGACGCCTCCCACGCCTGGACGCCGCCGCCCCGGGTGGCCGTCAGGACGGTGCCCCGGTCGGCCTTCAGGCAGTACACCCAGGCGTCGGTCCGCAGCCGCCACTGTTCGGCACCGCTCGCCGCGTCCAGCGCGTACAGCGACGGGCCGTCCGAGGCGTGGATCCTGCCCCCGTCGACGGCCATCGCCCAGGCCACGTCCCGGGTCTTGAACTGGCGCCGGCCATTGCCCACGTCCAGCGCGTGCACCTCGAAGGACGTCACGTACAGCAGGTCGCCGGAGACGATGGGCGTCCCCCACACATCGTTCGACATGCGAAAACGCCAGGGCCGCCAGCGGTCCGGCACCACGTCCGGCGCGACGGCCGGGGGCGGCACCGGGGCGGTCGGGGCCGTCTGCCCGGTGGCCCCTCCGATCAGCCCGGCGGGCGCCCTGACCCAGCCGGTGGCCGCCGCCGGATGCGCGGCGGCGGCACCGCGCCCCTCCCCGGCACGTGGACCGGGACCGATCGGCACCTGCGCCCCGGCCAGCCGCACCGGGCCGCCGTCGGGTGCCGGGGACGACATGGGGGCGGGCGAGGAGAGCGGGGTGGGGGAGCGCAGATCGGCGTCGCTGCGCCATCCGGTGTCCGGGGCGCGCGGCGGACGCGGGGGCGGCGGGGGTGCGGCCACCGGGGCGGGGGCGACCGGCGCGGCGGTACGGCCGCCGCCCCGGCGCTGCTCGATCATCGCGGTGGCCCGCGCGGGCAGCCAGGCCGACGCCGTACCGCTGTCGTCGCTCCCGGAGGCGAACAGGTGCGGGGCGAGCCTGGCCTGGAGGTCGGCGGGGCTGGGCCGCAGCGAGGCGTCCATCTGCATGCAGGACTCGATCAGCGGCCGCAGGTCGTCCGGCAGCCCCTCGGTGTCCGGGCCCTCCCGGAGCAGCATGAACACTGTTTCGACCGGGTTCGCCCCGTGGAACGGGGCATGGCCGGTGGCGGCGAAGACGAGTGTCGAGCCGAGCGAGAAGATGTCGCTGGCACCGGTCACGCTGCGCGAGTCGCGCGCCTGCTCGGGAGACATGTAGGCGGGGGTGCCCACGGCGACGTTCGTCATGGTCAGCCGGGTGTTGGAGACGCCGGACGCGATACCGAAGTCGATCACCCGGGGGCCGTCCTCGACGACCAGGACGTTGGACGGCTTCAGGTCGCGGTGGACGAGGCCCGCGCCGTGGATGGACTGGAGGGCCTCGGCGATCCCGGCGGCCAGCCAGTGCACGGCCTGGGTCGGCATGGGCCCGCACTCGTTCACTATCTCCTCGAGGGAGGGCGCGGGCACATAGGCGGTGGCCAGCCACGGCACGGCGGCACGGGGGTCGGCGTCGACCACGGCGGCCGTGTAGAAACCGCTGACGGC
This window contains:
- a CDS encoding lipid-transfer protein, which codes for MATLKDMTAIAGIGQTAFAKRLPESEKTLACRAIVAALDDAGIAASEVDAFASYTMEETDEVEIAKAIGAGDVTFFSKAGYGGGGSCATVAHLAAAVATGQASVGVAWRSRKRGSGPRPWKNTAVQLPTPAQWTRPYGLLRPADEIGMLARRYMHEYGATRDHLFNVALACRNRANQNPGAMMYERPLTREMYMTSRWISDPLCLFDNCLETDGALACVIVSAERARDCRQRPVFIHSVAQGLPAQHHGMVNYWNDDPLTGPAWTAARQLWKQADFGPGDVDVAQIYDAFTPLIPLSLEGYGFCGRGEGAAFTEGGALESGGRLPINTGGGGLSEAYVHGFNLITEGVKQLRGTSTAQVPDAATCLVTAGEGVPTSAVLLRS
- a CDS encoding Zn-ribbon domain-containing OB-fold protein, producing the protein MQTPDSLLLPVVDEDGAPFWEYAAAGELRVQACASPACGELRFPPRPCCPHCQSFDSEWRAMSGRGRIWSYVLPHPPLLPAYAEQAPYNAVVVELTDAPHIRLVGNVVSGPAAPLNSVDPGRLRIGAAVRAVFCPLTPEMTVVRWLLER
- a CDS encoding enoyl-CoA hydratase/isomerase family protein translates to MTLRTERDRETGVAVVTLDRPEKLNAIDLAMAGDLAARWRDFRFDESVRAVVLTGAGGRAFCTGIDRGAEVPQPSSPYSLDDPLLRIGPKANDLWKPVIAAVEGMACGGAFYLLGEAEFVVASEEATFFDPHTTYGMVSAYEAITMAQRMPFGEVARMSLMGTAERVTARRAYETGLVSEITPAGGAVAAAVRAAATIASYPTDAVQGTVRAVWSAKEAARTQAMAQAPHLIALGNLAPERQAELFAGRGGGGAPRLR
- a CDS encoding serine/threonine-protein kinase; amino-acid sequence: MVEQLTQHDPRRIGPFEVLGRLGAGGMGLVYLARSASGRRVAIKTVRTELAEDQLFRVRFTREVEAARAVSGFYTAAVVDADPRAAVPWLATAYVPAPSLEEIVNECGPMPTQAVHWLAAGIAEALQSIHGAGLVHRDLKPSNVLVVEDGPRVIDFGIASGVSNTRLTMTNVAVGTPAYMSPEQARDSRSVTGASDIFSLGSTLVFAATGHAPFHGANPVETVFMLLREGPDTEGLPDDLRPLIESCMQMDASLRPSPADLQARLAPHLFASGSDDSGTASAWLPARATAMIEQRRGGGRTAAPVAPAPVAAPPPPPRPPRAPDTGWRSDADLRSPTPLSSPAPMSSPAPDGGPVRLAGAQVPIGPGPRAGEGRGAAAAHPAAATGWVRAPAGLIGGATGQTAPTAPVPPPAVAPDVVPDRWRPWRFRMSNDVWGTPIVSGDLLYVTSFEVHALDVGNGRRQFKTRDVAWAMAVDGGRIHASDGPSLYALDAASGAEQWRLRTDAWVYCLKADRGTVLTATRGGGVQAWEASSGEKLWEVTGVQADFETPESGPVIHDGTVYLWQDARLRAVDARSGLERWSYPIGDAASCGGVPVRVTPAPDGYVYIAAGTRVLAVDTDSGRVSWHFESPAVFLSPPAFAPGPAVTGGGVYLADYLGTVYALDASTGKDRWRIATEARQSIEPVLVTAGNVHVGSGSALYTLDAVTGTPKWRFAAGGDVVGAPVVADGRVHFGSADHVLYTLDAAGGQLRWKLATGGEITGSPVARAGVVYACSKDRCVYALDALKGTGTGNKARA